The Sebaldella sp. S0638 sequence CTTCTGACCTATCAGCATCCCTATTTCATGACATTCATCCATTCTTATAGACTTCTTCCCTGTCTTCATTAAGAAATTTTCCAGTTTTTCTGTTGGTACTAAATAGGTTCTCTCATAATCACGGTAATTTATTACAAATGCCTTTATTACATTTTCATAATCCCCTAAATCCCTGAATCTATCAAGTTGTTTATACGCACTCTTATTTAGCGGATAACTCTTACCCTTTGTTGTTTTTAGTTCCAGTAAATAAAAGTATGGGACTTTAAACAGAAAACAATCACACACATTACTTGGTGTAAATCTTGTTACATCATCATAGCCACCAAAACTGTTAGGACTATCTCTGAATCTGTAAAACAATACTCCTTTAGGTATTGAGGCCTTTATATCCGCTTCAAATCTTTTTCCTACATTCATTTTCCACCTCCTGCCATTTTATTTAGTAACCTTATTTCCCTTAC is a genomic window containing:
- a CDS encoding Holliday junction resolvase RecU, whose product is MNVGKRFEADIKASIPKGVLFYRFRDSPNSFGGYDDVTRFTPSNVCDCFLFKVPYFYLLELKTTKGKSYPLNKSAYKQLDRFRDLGDYENVIKAFVINYRDYERTYLVPTEKLENFLMKTGKKSIRMDECHEIGMLIGQKKLRVNYRYEIDDIFKPEGKENEVLKLFDNCYGGIGNCT